A single genomic interval of Solimonas sp. K1W22B-7 harbors:
- the odhB gene encoding 2-oxoglutarate dehydrogenase complex dihydrolipoyllysine-residue succinyltransferase, translating into MAIEIKVPNLPESVSSATVATWHLKAGDAVKREQNLVDLETDKVVLEVPATADGVITEIRVQPGATVQAGDVLGILEEGAAAAPAARAEAAKPAAATAAAAPAAGNEDQSPAVRKLLSELGLSASQISGSGKGGRLTVEDVKAHAAKPAPAAPKAAAPAAAPLPRVAGAREEQRVPMTRIRQRIAERLLEAKNSTAMLTTFNEVDLKAVSELRARYKDPFEKSHGVKLGFMSFFIKAAIEALKKYPVLNASVDGQDVIYHGYYDIGVAVSSERGLVVPILRDADQHSMAEIEKAIGDFGNRAKANKLTMEDLTGGTFSITNGGVFGSMMSTPILNPPQSAILGMHGITERPMVVNGEIVIRPMMYLALSYDHRVIDGKEAVLGLRTIKECLEDPAKILLQL; encoded by the coding sequence ATGGCCATTGAAATCAAAGTCCCCAACCTGCCCGAATCGGTCTCCTCCGCTACCGTCGCCACCTGGCACCTGAAGGCCGGCGACGCGGTCAAGCGCGAGCAGAACCTCGTTGACCTGGAAACCGACAAGGTCGTGCTGGAAGTGCCCGCCACCGCCGACGGCGTGATCACCGAAATCCGCGTGCAGCCGGGTGCCACCGTGCAGGCCGGCGACGTGCTCGGCATTCTCGAGGAAGGTGCCGCCGCCGCTCCGGCCGCCAGGGCCGAGGCGGCCAAGCCCGCCGCTGCGACGGCCGCGGCCGCTCCGGCCGCCGGCAACGAAGACCAGTCGCCCGCCGTGCGCAAGCTGCTGTCGGAGCTGGGCCTGTCGGCCTCGCAGATCAGTGGCAGCGGCAAGGGTGGTCGCCTGACCGTGGAAGATGTGAAGGCCCATGCCGCCAAGCCGGCGCCGGCCGCGCCGAAGGCTGCCGCGCCCGCCGCCGCGCCGTTGCCGCGCGTTGCCGGCGCCCGCGAGGAGCAGCGCGTGCCGATGACGCGCATCCGCCAGCGCATCGCCGAGCGCCTGCTGGAAGCCAAGAACAGCACCGCGATGCTGACCACCTTCAACGAGGTGGACCTCAAGGCGGTGTCGGAACTGCGCGCCCGCTACAAGGACCCCTTCGAGAAGTCCCACGGCGTCAAGCTCGGCTTCATGAGTTTCTTCATCAAGGCGGCGATCGAAGCGCTGAAGAAGTACCCGGTGCTGAACGCCTCGGTCGACGGCCAGGACGTCATCTACCACGGCTATTACGACATCGGCGTGGCTGTGTCCTCCGAGCGTGGCCTGGTGGTGCCGATCCTGCGCGATGCCGACCAGCATTCGATGGCGGAAATCGAGAAGGCGATCGGTGACTTCGGCAACCGCGCCAAGGCCAACAAGCTGACCATGGAAGACCTCACGGGAGGTACTTTCTCGATCACCAATGGCGGCGTGTTCGGCTCGATGATGTCGACGCCGATCCTCAACCCCCCGCAGTCGGCGATCCTGGGCATGCACGGCATCACCGAGCGCCCGATGGTGGTCAACGGCGAGATCGTGATCCGCCCGATGATGTACCTGGCGCTGTCCTACGATCACCGCGTCATCGACGGCAAGGAAGCCGTGCTGGGCCTGCGCACGATCAAGGAATGCCTGGAGGATCCGGCCAAGATCCTGCTGCAGCTGTAA
- a CDS encoding 2-oxoglutarate dehydrogenase E1 component: MATSKYQTFIDSSSIQGANAPYIEAYYEQFLEDPDSVDPGWRAYFRNVQDQSAPREVAHSEVLARFERMAREPRRVAAAEAGFDARAAEKQAGVLRLINYYRVRGHQVAKLDPLGLAPVEAVRDLDPAFHGLGSEDFDTVFNTGSMAGPDRLPLKDIIKVLKAVYTDTIGTEYMYITETAQKRWIQQRLETVAFQPKLTPARKKEVFQQLVAAEGLERYLHNKYVGQKRFSLEGGDSLIPALDEVLHGCAARDVEEVVIGMAHRGRLNVLVNLLGKSPADLFAEFEGKYSAESLSRAGDVKYHMGFSTDVEVAGKRLHLVLAFNPSHLEIVNPVVEGSVKARQIARGDETGSRVVPILIHGDAAFAGQGVVMETMQLSHAAGYSTGGTLHVIVNNQIGFTTPNPIEAIPGREARTSRYCTDLAKMLEAPVFHVNGDDPEAVVFVTRLAMDFRNEFHKDVIVDICCYRRWGHNEADEPSVTSPMMYEAVKKHPTTMTLYARKLEEEGAIVRGDAESMTKAYRDGMDKGENPARITLGLVGNKHTVNWTKYREGGWDTPTDTSVTRDQLQTLSGKLLALPKGFTLHPRVQKIYEDRARMAAGELPMDWGFAETMAYATLANEGFDVRLSGQDARRGTFFHRHVTVHDYKNGERLTPLAQLTPEKYRFVVNDTLLSEVGVLGYEYGYATTDPETLVIWEAQFGDFANGAQVMFDQFIASGFSKWARLCGLTVFLPHGYEGQGPEHSSGRLERWLQLCAENNQQVCVPSTPAQMFHMLRRQMKRNYRLPLIVMTPKSLLRHPLSVSTLDDLTKGRFQTIIPETEKLDASKVTRVVFCSGKVYFDLYQAREKEQLFNVALVRLEQIYPFPRQAFEAVLAAYPGAKDIVWCQEEPENQGAWYQIKHRLGASMQAQHRLHYVTRMGSSSTAVGYLKVHQKEQEELVKAALTAGKLA; this comes from the coding sequence CTTCCTCCATACAGGGTGCCAACGCGCCCTATATCGAGGCGTACTACGAGCAGTTCCTCGAGGACCCGGATTCGGTCGATCCGGGCTGGAGGGCCTACTTCCGCAACGTGCAGGACCAGAGCGCTCCGCGCGAGGTTGCGCACAGCGAGGTGCTGGCGCGCTTCGAGCGCATGGCGCGCGAGCCGCGCCGTGTCGCCGCTGCCGAGGCGGGTTTCGACGCCCGTGCCGCGGAAAAGCAGGCCGGCGTGCTGCGCCTGATCAACTACTACCGCGTGCGCGGCCACCAGGTGGCCAAGCTCGATCCGCTGGGCCTGGCCCCGGTGGAAGCGGTGCGCGATCTCGATCCGGCCTTTCACGGCCTGGGCTCCGAGGACTTCGACACGGTGTTCAACACCGGCTCGATGGCGGGCCCCGACCGCCTGCCGCTGAAGGACATCATCAAGGTGCTCAAGGCGGTCTACACCGACACCATCGGCACCGAGTACATGTACATCACGGAGACGGCGCAGAAGCGCTGGATCCAGCAGCGCCTCGAGACCGTCGCGTTCCAGCCCAAGCTGACGCCGGCGCGCAAGAAGGAAGTGTTCCAGCAGCTGGTCGCGGCCGAGGGTCTGGAGCGCTACCTGCACAACAAGTACGTCGGCCAGAAGCGCTTCTCGCTGGAAGGCGGCGACTCGCTGATCCCGGCGCTGGACGAGGTGCTGCACGGCTGCGCCGCGCGCGACGTCGAGGAAGTGGTCATCGGCATGGCCCACCGCGGCCGCCTCAACGTGCTGGTCAACCTGCTGGGCAAGTCGCCCGCCGACCTGTTCGCCGAGTTCGAAGGCAAGTACTCCGCCGAGTCGCTCAGCCGCGCCGGTGACGTCAAGTACCACATGGGCTTCTCGACCGACGTCGAGGTGGCCGGCAAGCGCCTGCACCTGGTGCTGGCCTTCAACCCCTCGCATCTGGAGATCGTCAATCCGGTGGTCGAGGGCAGCGTCAAGGCGCGCCAGATCGCGCGTGGCGACGAAACCGGCTCGCGCGTGGTGCCGATCCTGATCCACGGCGACGCCGCTTTCGCCGGCCAGGGCGTGGTGATGGAAACCATGCAGCTGTCGCATGCCGCCGGCTACAGCACCGGCGGCACGCTGCACGTGATCGTCAACAACCAGATCGGCTTCACCACCCCGAACCCGATCGAGGCCATTCCGGGCCGCGAGGCGCGCACCTCGCGCTACTGCACGGACCTGGCCAAGATGCTCGAAGCGCCGGTGTTCCATGTGAACGGCGACGATCCCGAGGCGGTGGTCTTCGTGACGCGCCTGGCGATGGACTTCCGCAACGAGTTCCACAAGGACGTCATCGTCGACATCTGCTGCTATCGCCGCTGGGGCCACAACGAGGCCGACGAGCCCTCCGTGACCAGCCCGATGATGTACGAGGCGGTCAAGAAGCACCCGACCACGATGACGCTGTACGCGCGCAAGCTGGAAGAGGAAGGCGCGATCGTGCGCGGCGACGCGGAGAGCATGACCAAGGCCTACCGCGATGGCATGGACAAGGGTGAAAACCCTGCCCGTATCACCCTGGGCCTGGTCGGCAACAAGCACACCGTCAACTGGACCAAGTACCGCGAGGGCGGCTGGGACACGCCGACCGATACCTCGGTCACGCGCGACCAGCTGCAGACCCTGTCGGGCAAGCTGCTGGCGCTGCCCAAGGGCTTCACGCTGCATCCGCGCGTGCAGAAGATCTACGAGGACCGCGCGCGCATGGCCGCCGGCGAGCTGCCGATGGACTGGGGCTTCGCCGAGACCATGGCCTACGCCACGCTGGCCAACGAGGGCTTCGACGTGCGCCTCAGCGGCCAGGACGCGCGCCGTGGCACCTTCTTCCACCGCCACGTGACGGTGCACGACTACAAGAACGGCGAGCGCCTCACGCCGCTGGCGCAGCTGACGCCGGAGAAGTACCGCTTCGTGGTCAACGACACGCTGCTGTCGGAAGTGGGCGTGCTGGGTTACGAGTACGGCTACGCCACCACCGACCCGGAAACCCTGGTGATCTGGGAAGCGCAGTTCGGCGACTTCGCCAACGGTGCGCAGGTGATGTTCGACCAGTTCATCGCCTCGGGCTTCTCCAAGTGGGCGCGCCTCTGCGGCCTGACGGTGTTCCTGCCGCATGGCTACGAAGGCCAGGGCCCGGAGCACTCCTCCGGCCGCCTGGAGCGCTGGCTGCAGCTCTGCGCCGAAAACAACCAGCAGGTCTGCGTGCCGTCCACGCCCGCGCAGATGTTCCACATGCTGCGCCGGCAGATGAAGCGCAACTACCGCCTGCCGCTGATCGTGATGACGCCCAAGAGCCTGCTGCGCCACCCGCTGTCGGTGTCGACGCTGGACGATCTGACCAAGGGCCGCTTCCAGACCATCATCCCGGAGACCGAGAAGCTGGATGCCAGCAAGGTCACGCGCGTGGTGTTCTGCTCGGGCAAGGTCTACTTCGACCTGTACCAGGCGCGCGAAAAGGAACAGTTGTTCAACGTGGCGCTGGTGCGCCTCGAGCAGATCTATCCCTTCCCGCGCCAGGCCTTCGAGGCGGTACTGGCGGCCTACCCGGGCGCCAAGGACATCGTCTGGTGCCAGGAAGAGCCGGAGAACCAGGGTGCCTGGTACCAGATCAAGCACCGTCTCGGCGCCAGCATGCAGGCGCAGCACCGTCTCCACTATGTCACCCGCATGGGCTCCTCGAGCACGGCGGTGGGCTACCTGAAGGTGCACCAGAAGGAACAGGAAGAACTGGTCAAGGCGGCGCTCACCGCCGGCAAGTTGGCCTGA